The Terriglobus roseus region GCCAGTTCCGCTCGTACTACGAGAAGGCTTCGAACAAGACCGGTGTTACCGGCGAACTGCTGCTTCAGCAGCTTGAGCGCCGTCTTGACGCTCTGGTGTACCGCGCGGGCTTTGCCCTGTCGCGTCGCCAGGCTCGTCAGCTTGTCCGTCACGGCCACGTGCTCGTGAACGGCAAGAAGGTAAACATTCCTTCCTACCAGATCAAGATCGGCGATGCCGTTGAACTGAAGGAAGCGACGAAGAAGCTCGACATCGTGGAAGGCGCGGCTCAGTTCCACGCCGGTCTGGCACAGCCCACCTGGCTGCAGATCGACCGCGAAGGCCGCAC contains the following coding sequences:
- the rpsD gene encoding 30S ribosomal protein S4 produces the protein MARYTGAVCRLCRRDGVKLFLKGSRCFSEKCAIDKRNFPPGQHGQARAKKIVGYGLQLREKQKAKRIYFTLEGQFRSYYEKASNKTGVTGELLLQQLERRLDALVYRAGFALSRRQARQLVRHGHVLVNGKKVNIPSYQIKIGDAVELKEATKKLDIVEGAAQFHAGLAQPTWLQIDREGRTVKVLALPKREEIQIPVNEQLIVELYSK